A genomic stretch from Phaeodactylum tricornutum CCAP 1055/1 chromosome 22, whole genome shotgun sequence includes:
- a CDS encoding predicted protein codes for MPPQETTEAPETPPCPLSPPVPCQPHDTSDDCLDDDDPVTDLDDIGNATVNSITREPPSRNVTLTLAYTAWAFAGRSIWQQSVLATWVFLLQGKLQDVGYVTAIMGISQLVVSIPAGFLADTYRRDTLLRTASAVGLLAIATTLLACHQRTFHCLVIALAVWGCCWGIANTALSALFADSIRDGERSYYFTQRSVLITLGNTTGPIVALVLFKLLGDHWTIQDCAAVMAVGQIVCFPAIVLLCFLSDDYIPTASDAVDPPDETEPARDAFLPAGTPANPVDTNQALTQPLLAVDTVHTPVPYVYGFLPPTRAVPILVALADILSGLGSGMSIRYFPIFFVQNLGLGPVHVQLLYITAPLLQANLMRLAQTLATQFGRCRVSVAFKCVGVAFMFLMIASYHWHLPTFLVCTLYILRTSCMNATSALTRSMLMDNVPPHERGKWSALESVNMFSWSGSAFVGGMVIGWGGILPLFIVTACGQLLATLPLVALFGYDVASPETNYNNNGVHWLGWMFSARSVSYIPDSDDDQSSYGSRQGVVV; via the coding sequence ATGCCGCCCCAAGAAACCACTGAAGCACCCGAGACCCCACCTTGCCCGCTTTCTCCTCCCGTTCCTTGCCAGCCTCACGACACCAGCGACGACTGTCTTGACGACGATGATCCTGTAACCGATCTTGACGATATCGGCAACGCCACTGTAAATAGTATCACACGGGAACCGCCTTCGCGTAACGTCACGTTGACGCTAGCTTATACGGCCTGGGCCTTTGCGGGGCGTTCCATCTGGCAACAAAGCGTTCTGGCAACCTGGGTCTTTTTGCTGCAGGGAAAACTGCAAGACGTCGGTTACGTTACCGCCATTATGGGGATAAGTCAACTCGTCGTCTCGATACCTGCCGGTTTCTTGGCCGATACCTACCGTCGTGATACTCTGCTGCGGACCGCTTCGGCAGTGGGCCTACTCGCCATCGCAACGACTCTGTTGGCCTGTCACCAGCGCACCTTTCACTGCCTTGTCATAGCCCTGGCCGTGTGGGGATGTTGCTGGGGAATCGCCAATACCGCGCTCAGCGCACTCTTTGCCGATTCGATTCGGGACGGGGAACGATCCTACTACTTTACCCAGCGCTCCGTACTCATCACCCTGGGGAATACAACTGGTCCGATTGTGGCACTCGTACTGTTTAAGCTACTGGGAGACCACTGGACCATCCAAGACTGCGCTGCCGTCATGGCCGTTGGACAAATTGTATGCTTTCCCGCCATCGTCTTGCTCTGCTTTCTTAGCGATGACTACATCCCGACGGCATCCGACGCGGTGGATCCGCCCGACGAAACAGAGCCAGCTCGCGACGCATTTCTCCCCGCCGGGACTCCTGCCAATCCCGTCGATACGAACCAGGCTCTCACACAGCCTCTTTTGGCCGTAGACACCGTGCACACTCCCGTGCCTTACGTCTACGGCTTTCTGCCACCCACCAGGGCTGTTCCCATTCTGGTAGCGCTGGCCGACATTCTCTCCGGTCTGGGATCGGGCATGTCCATTCGATACTTTCCCATCTTTTTCGTCCAGAATCTCGGCCTCGGACCCGTCCACGTACAATTGCTTTATATAACGGCACCTTTGCTACAGGCCAACCTGATGCGACTGGCACAAACACTGGCGACCCAATTCGGGCGATGCCGTGTAAGCGTCGCGTTCAAATGCGTAGGCGTGGCCTTTATGTTCCTCATGATTGCCTCGTACCACTGGCATCTACCGACCTTTTTGGTTTGTACTCTATATATTTTGCGAACCAGTTGTATGAACGCCACCAGTGCCTTGACCCGCAGTATGCTCATGGACAACGTCCCCCCACACGAGCGCGGCAAGTGGAGTGCCCTGGAATCCGTCAACATGTTCAGTTGGAGTGGATCGGCCTTTGTGGGCGGCATGGTGATTGGCTGGGGAGGGATACTGCCGTTGTTCATTGTCACAGCTTGTGGACAGCTACTAGCTACTCTCCCACTCGTGGCACTGTTTGGATACGACGTGGCCTCGCCCGAAACGAattacaacaacaacggtgTGCATTGGTTGGGTTGGATGTTCTCGGCGCGTTCCGTAAGCTACATACccgacagtgacgacgaccAGAGTTCATACGGCTCTCGTCAGGGGGTAGTAGTGTAA